TAAATAATCCTGAAAAGCTTAAATTCCTTAAAATACAAATCAAAGGCGTTGAGCTTGATTCTGTTAAAATAAATGATGACAGGCAAATATTAAAAAACGGTATTTTACACATAAAAAAAGAAAGCATAGAACATCTTTCAAAACAATATAAAGTCTATGTGCCGGATATAGCCTCATATTATTATATTAAGCCCACGCCCTTCATACAATCAGATAACAGAGAGATAGAAAACATCGTCAAAAAAACTGTAAACCCGGATGATCCGCCGATAATCAAAGCAAAAAAACTTGTAAGCTGGATAAACTCCAATATCGAAAAAAGACCGGTAATATCTTTGCCTGATGCAGTTTCAACCCTTAAAAATAAAGCGGGGGATTGCAACGAACATGCAGTTTTAATGGCCGCTCTTTCACGCGCTGCAGGAATACCTGCCAGAGTAGAAGCAGGACTAGTATATTTAAATGGCGGTTTTTATTACCACGCATGGAATAGTTTGTATTTTGGAAGATGGGTTGCAATTGATCCTCTTTTTGGTCAGATACCTGCCGATGTAACCCACATACGATTTTCAACAGGAGGACCTAAAGAGCAGCTTGATATATTAAGCTTATTAGGAAAGATAAAAATAAAGGTTATTGAATTCAAATGATACTTCTTGAAAATCTTACGAAAAAATATGGCGAATTTATTGCTGTAAATGATCTTAGCCTTTCAATTCCCAAAGGCGAAATTTTCGGTTTTCTGGGACCTAATGGTGCCGGGAAAACAACAACCATAAAAATGATGGGCGGAATAATGGAGCCTACTTCGGGTCAGATTGAAATAGGCGGAATCAGCATGAAAGATGAACCTGAAAAAGCAAAAAGAATTATCGGGTTTATTCCGGACAGACCATACCTTTACGAAAAACTTACTGGAAAAGAATTTTTAAGATTTATCGGAAACCTTTACGGTGTAAGTGATAATCATTTTTCCGAAAAAGCTGATAATCTTCTTGATATGTTTTCTCTTACCAAATGGGCGGATGAACTTATCGAGTCTTACTCGCACGGCATGAAACAAAGACTTATTATGGCGGCAGCACTTTTGCATGATCCTGAAGTAATAATAATCGATGAACCTATGGTAGGGCTTGACCCGGTTGCCGCAAGAATGGTCAAAGATTTGCTGAAACATCTTGCAACAAAAGGACTAACTATTTTTATGTCAACCCATACCCTGCAAGTCGCAGAAGATGTGTGCCACCGTATCGGGATCATTAAAAACGGAGTTGTAATTGCAATAGGTACTGCTGATGATTTGAAGAAAAAGTCTCTGCTTATTGATCCTGACTTAGAAGATGCGTTTATAAAGCTTACATCCTAACCCGGACAAGCCGTAACTAAAAAGGCTTGTCCGGGAAATATTGAATATTGAATATCGAATAAGGAATATCGAAGTATGGATTCGCGTCGCTCTATCACTATTTTATATATACTACTACCCTCGCCCCTGGCGGGAGAGGGTCAGGGTGAGGGGGAATAAGATGAATGAATCCATTAAAGAAATCTTAATCCTTTTAAGGCCGAAATTTTTATCTTTTAAAAATCCCTTAATCTCAAAGAAATCTAAAAATGATATTTACCGCACTTTTTTTCTTGCAACGGCAGGAGTAATATTTTGGAGCGGCATCTTTGTCATTACATTAAGAACGCTCAAATACTTTAAAAGGATTGAAGGTCTTGGTGATATTCTTATTCTTAAAATCTTATCCATGCTTATTCTGATTTCTTTTTCATTTCTTATTTTCAGCAGTATTCTTACCGCACTTTCCAAGCTTTACCTTTCAAGAGATCTTCCCCTTATACATTCCATGCCGCTTTCAAGTTATAAAGTTTTTATAGCAAGGTGGCTCGAAAGCACAATAGACAGCTCATGGATGGTAATATTATATATACTTCCTGTACTTATTGCTTGCGGAATTGTTTACCAGGCCGGACCTTTTTTTTATCTGAATATTGCCGGTAATCTGATATCCATTTCGCTTATTTCATCCGGTATAAGTTCTTTGCTTGTTATGGCTTTAGTTTTTATTGTTCCAGCAAATCGTATGAAAAATATAACAATGGCTTTGGGGTTCGCCCTTTTTTTAATCCTGTTTTTAGCTTTAAGGCTTTTAAAACCGGAGCAGCTTGTTGATCCTGAAGCCTTTGCAACCGTTGTTGTATATCTAAATAATCTAAAAGCTCCTTCCTCACCTCTTCTTCCAAGCACCTGGGTCTATGACAGCATAAATCAAGCCCTGTTTGGGTCTGTAAAAGCAAGCCTGTTTCACTCCGGACTTACATGGAGCTTTTCTGCTGTCATATTTTTGATAAATATAATTATAGCAGATCTTACTTATTTTAACGGATTTTCCAAAACTCAAACGGTTTCTTTCAAGTTGTATAAATATAAATTTGTGCATTTTCCTTTTTCAAAATTTCTTTCAGGCCCGACCAGAGCATTTCTTGTAAAAGAGATAAAAACCTTTTTCAGGGACCAGACTCAATGGTCACAAATACTTTTAATCGGAGCCCTTATTATAATATATATTTATAATTTTAATGTACTTCCGCTGGAAAAAGCACCAATCAAAACAGTATATCTTCAAAATCTCTTGTCTTTTCTTAACATGGGTCTTTGCATGTTTGTGCTGACTGCCATAACCGGCCGCTTTGCATATCCGGCTGTAAGCTCAGAAAAAGAGGCCTTCTGGCTTGTGAAAGCATCTCCTGTTAAAATCAGAACGGTACTTTGGATAAAATTTTTCATATATTTTTTCCCTTTGCTCTTTCTTTCCGAGATTCTTATTGTGGCAACAAACATTATATTAAAAGCGGACACTTTTATAATGCTTTTATCTGTTATAACCGTATTCCTTATGGTTCCTGGAATCGTGGCCATAGGAATAGGTTTCGGAGCAGCATACCCTGACTTTAAGTGTGAAAATCCCGAACAATCGGTAACAAGTTTTGGCGGTCTGTTATTTATGATGATTTGCGCAGGGTTTATTGCAGCAGTAATAGTTCTTGAAGCAGGCCCCGTATATCATATATTCATGGCCTCAATGCATAACAGATCTCTTCGCTTTTACGAACTGATATGGGCGGCAGTTTCATTTTCAGCAGTAATTATTATAAGTATTTGTGCCATTTTTCTTCCCATGAAATTCGGGGAGAAAGGTTTGTCACAGATTGTCCCTTGATAAAAGTGCAGGATTTCAACCTGATTTCTTAGAGCCACTTTCAAAACATTTCAGTTTGGTCAAGCTCAAGGCGGGCGAAAATTTCAACCACAGGAATACATTTAGTATTTCGAGGATAGCGCTAAAGGTTAGCGCTATACTTCACTACGTGTCACTTCGTGCGAAATTTGAGCCCAACGCTTAAGATCGGCCAAAATGGGGCGTTTTGAAACTGGCTCTGATAAATTTCTTTTTGCAAAGAAAATGAGAATGTAATATTAATCCTTTCGGTAGCTTTCTTTTTATATCTATTTACTTAATCGAGTCAAATCAAAACCGGTTTAAATAGGAAAGCTTTGAAAACAGATCTAACGGAAAATATTATAAACGGCTGTTACAAACTATACGATAAAATCGCAGAAAGCGATTTTGGCGCAGTGTTTCGTGGACTTGACATTAAACATAACGCAGCCGTGGCCATAAAGATTCTGCCGATGCATAAATGCAGGCCGGAGAATATCGACCGTTTACGCCTTGAAGCTGAAATACTTTCACGACTTAATCATACACATATTGTCAGAATATTAGATACCGGAAAAATAATTGACGGATCTTTCGGGCTTTCATGTTACATTGTAATGGAATATGTCGAAGGCAAGTCCCTTGACAGATGGAACGAAGAATTTAATCCCTCCTTAAATGAGCGCCTGTCGGTTATTAAACAAATAGCCGATACTCTTGATCTTGTTCATAGTAAAAAAATCATTCATTGTGATCTGAAACCTGCCAATATTATGATTGTGGGCAACACGGATTTACATATGAAGCTGCTGGATTTTGGCCTTGCCAGAATAAAGGACCCGAATACAATTGAGTCAGATGAAAAAATCCGTGGCACCTTTCAATATATGTCACCGGAACAAATCGGCCTGATTCGTCGCAATGTGGATGAACGAAGCGACTTGTATTCGCTTGGAATTATATTTTATCAGCTTCTAACCGGGCACCATCCATTTCGAACGGAAAGCCTTTCCATGCTCTTGCACGAGCAAATAGCCCGTAAACCGGAACCTCCTTCACGGATAGTTCCTGAAATTTTACCGATAATTGATACTATAATACTGAAGTTGCTTGCCCAAGATCCTGATAACCGTTACCGGAGTGCAATCGGGCTTTCAAACGATTTAAAACGACTGCTCTCCGGCGATACGGAATTTATGCCGGACGAACTGGAATCAAATTCCTCTGTTCATCTTTCATCGCAGCTTATCGGAAGAGAGCCTGAACTAAAGCAATTAAAAAAGGCTTTGAGCCTGGCCCGTAAGGGAAAAGGCTCCGTCTGTTTGATTGCCGGTGAGCCCGGTATAGGCAAAACCCGGCTTCTCGATGAATTCAGGCGTTTTGTCATAACCGAAAACATCACTATTGTCGAAGGCCGCTGCATTGAAAGAGACAGCAAAACTCCCTGGGGACTCTTCAGGGATTCGCTTGGGGATTATCTTAATGGATTTAGCCGGCATGATCCGGATAAAAAGGCGGTTGTATGTGAGACAATGCAAAGAACTTGCAAAGATATTGGGAAAATTATTGTAAATCTTTATCCTGCTGCACAGGCAATGTTGGGCAACTGCTCCGAACCGGCCAAATTGTCGCCCGATCAGGAGTCAATACGCACCTGCCTGGCAGCCACCCGGTTTACATATACGCTGTCTCTTGCCGAAGGTGTTATGGTTGTGCTGTTGGATGATCTGCAATGGTCCGATAATTCAAGCCTCATGCTTCTTAAGGAAATCGCCCGCAATATATCCGATCAGTCGCTTTTAATTATCGGTGCTTACCGAAACAATGAAGTTGATGAAAAACATGAACTTTATACCCTCATCCGTCCCGATGAAAAACGATATGCAGCAGAACATCTTATTGTTAACCGGTTTGATGACAAACAAATACAATCTTTTATTTCATGTTTGCTGAATACGGACGCATCGTGGCTTAAGCGCTTTTCAGGCTATATCTATAAACGCTCGATGGGTAATCCGTTTTACAGTCGGGAGCTTATAACCTATCTGATTTCAGAAGGCCTGCTGTTTAAAAATATAGCCGGATGGTCATTTGATTTTGAGCGGATGGAAAACAACTTTGTTTCTGAGGATATGATAGATATACTCCTTAAAAGAATCGACAGGCTTGCACAGGAAGATATTAATATACTTTGCATGGCAGCCGTAATAGGCAAGCGCTTTGATATTTGGCTTCTATTAAATATAAATCAGGAACAGGATAGTACCCGCCGGGTTACTGAGGCTCTGAATACAGCACTTGCCCATCAAATAATTGAAGAAAATTTTTTGCAGCCGAAAGTTATGGTATTTGCCCATGATCGAATACGGGAGGCATTTTACAAAAGGCTGTCTTCCGATGAACGTAAAGCGCTGCATCTTAAAATCGGACGGGCCATGGAAGAGATGCATTCCACCGATACCACATCGGTCCTGTTTGATCTGGCTTATCATTACATGGAAAGCGGCCATGATGAAAGCATTATGACCTGGGCCTATCCGGCTGCACGCAGGGCCAATGCCGAATATGCCTATGATGATGCTATTAAATACCTGCTTGCGGTTTATAATATTCTTGCAAAAAAAAGTAAACCGGGTGAGCCGGATTGGCTTGAATGCACCAGGTATTTAGCCGAAACTTATCTGCAGGCCCGCAAATGTGATGAGGCTTTAAGTTTGTTAAACATGCTGTTGCCGCATATGACTGA
This DNA window, taken from Pseudomonadota bacterium, encodes the following:
- a CDS encoding ABC transporter ATP-binding protein translates to MILLENLTKKYGEFIAVNDLSLSIPKGEIFGFLGPNGAGKTTTIKMMGGIMEPTSGQIEIGGISMKDEPEKAKRIIGFIPDRPYLYEKLTGKEFLRFIGNLYGVSDNHFSEKADNLLDMFSLTKWADELIESYSHGMKQRLIMAAALLHDPEVIIIDEPMVGLDPVAARMVKDLLKHLATKGLTIFMSTHTLQVAEDVCHRIGIIKNGVVIAIGTADDLKKKSLLIDPDLEDAFIKLTS
- a CDS encoding protein kinase, with the translated sequence MKTDLTENIINGCYKLYDKIAESDFGAVFRGLDIKHNAAVAIKILPMHKCRPENIDRLRLEAEILSRLNHTHIVRILDTGKIIDGSFGLSCYIVMEYVEGKSLDRWNEEFNPSLNERLSVIKQIADTLDLVHSKKIIHCDLKPANIMIVGNTDLHMKLLDFGLARIKDPNTIESDEKIRGTFQYMSPEQIGLIRRNVDERSDLYSLGIIFYQLLTGHHPFRTESLSMLLHEQIARKPEPPSRIVPEILPIIDTIILKLLAQDPDNRYRSAIGLSNDLKRLLSGDTEFMPDELESNSSVHLSSQLIGREPELKQLKKALSLARKGKGSVCLIAGEPGIGKTRLLDEFRRFVITENITIVEGRCIERDSKTPWGLFRDSLGDYLNGFSRHDPDKKAVVCETMQRTCKDIGKIIVNLYPAAQAMLGNCSEPAKLSPDQESIRTCLAATRFTYTLSLAEGVMVVLLDDLQWSDNSSLMLLKEIARNISDQSLLIIGAYRNNEVDEKHELYTLIRPDEKRYAAEHLIVNRFDDKQIQSFISCLLNTDASWLKRFSGYIYKRSMGNPFYSRELITYLISEGLLFKNIAGWSFDFERMENNFVSEDMIDILLKRIDRLAQEDINILCMAAVIGKRFDIWLLLNINQEQDSTRRVTEALNTALAHQIIEENFLQPKVMVFAHDRIREAFYKRLSSDERKALHLKIGRAMEEMHSTDTTSVLFDLAYHYMESGHDESIMTWAYPAARRANAEYAYDDAIKYLLAVYNILAKKSKPGEPDWLECTRYLAETYLQARKCDEALSLLNMLLPHMTERVKQASIYLCISKANLLNGDYRKAETSAKTGLKLIGEWLPVNKIGVITGLIREICIHLLFHMLPGVFLKKDTQGVKEEDRLKTDLLYALFPVYNIYEMWKLPRTVLRRLNISEFCIGPSYEQAFSLVQYSVICGILRLYKRAFAFTRRAAAINRKLNDERLKFYIYLNLGFLYGITGKYQDSIKCEQGAFEYFRKTREFIEFYSSAIGLSMGKYELSEFREVVKLDALIQKAAMNKSDEMLSSTAGFAALAYICSCDFDLAEKRLKKYCDMPERTFEYCLTNIWLGKLFLEKGDIEQAIFYLKIAHKADRKNEFMRHLINEKENLFTEALLRSFQQTKHALTEKNRKKELKKIGKYCNKALKQNKHFPNLFGGTLKVNAEYYAISGNIKKAEDFFKLSIAHHKNYKQRYKQARAGYAYGCFLKDTGKDAEAVHELESAYSLFDETDVPFWKKRVAKALGLKEEKQDNAYTVIDKQRKEIVLTFGKAVADCRGLNNMMELVMQKALEITGAQAGGLFLSSDDFNAVELKTWQSINPEQTALYSMTIVDKVFQSGLPVITTNAEADAQYAAQDSVVRNKLKSVLCVPVQYNDLINGVCYLYNLLAEGVFSEKDVKLLDLLLSQAAIAIENALLNEKLAELSLEKPIRVQEARQDDNLQKIIDYIDNHFDQDVSRETLSGMCGLNPDYLGKRFKSQTGKSINDYVNECRIRYAADKLSETDKKVIDIAFDAGFESLRTFNRIFFRIMGDTPTKYREKSKIQKESNIGYK